The sequence GAATCGCCTGATTCCGGTCTTCATGCCGAACCAGAGGAGAAAAGAAAGGGACGCCGTGAAAGGCAGCCATGACTGTCCCTATTGCCAGGGTTACAACAGCCTGACCATCCTTGGTTCGCGGGCGGCAAGCCTGACAAGCGTGGCCATCAGTCAGCTTTATGCCTCAAAATTCAACAATGACAAGAAACTCCTGACCTTTTCCGACTCCGTGCAAGATGCTGCTCACCGGGCCGGTTTTTTCGCTGCCCGGACGTACCGGTTCAATCTCCGGGGAGCGATTCAGAAGTTTTTAATCGAACAGGCGACCGAACAGCTTCTGACAAAAATCCCTGCTGGTTTTGTCCGGTACTGGCAAAAAAAGCTGGGAGAGGAAACTTTCATTGCCACGTTCCTGCCGCCGGACATGGCCTGGCTCACCGATTACGAAGTGCTGGTGGAGTCGGGAAAGTTGCCCCCGGAATCGACTCTCCTGGAGGAATTGGCAAAAAGGATCGATTGGGAAATCATCAGTGAGTACGGCTTCAACAGCCGGATCGGCCGGACCCTGGAAAAGACAAGTTCTTCCGTGGCCTGCGTGGAACCCGCTCGACTCCGGGATGCAGCAGATGCGCTTTGCGAAACCCTGCGCAATGAAATAGGGCTGCTGCGGGACCTCGACGGAGAGACGGTCGCACGGTTCCTGGTCGGATTTTTGACCCAGTTGCGGACAAAGGGCGCCCTGTGCCATCCGGCCCTTCAAACGTACGTCGATAATTGGGGAAGTTGCTTTTTAACCAATAAAATAAGATGGATGCCAAGCTTCGGCCGTTTTTCCCGGACGCCGGCTTTCCTGACCACCAAACGCGGTGTCCGCTTCGACACCCTCATGAGCGGAGGGAAATCCCGACCCACCTGGTACGAAGACTGGCTTCGAAAATGCTTTGGTTCCATCCATCCCCAGATCGGCGAATACGGAGAAGCCATCTTCCCGCTTGTGGTCCAGGCACTCGTGAAGAAAGGGATATGCCGGGAAAGGCAAGTCCAGGGAAGCCCCGTCTGGGGAATAGACGCGGATCATTTAAGCGTCACCCGCAGGGTGGTTCAGTTCCGGTGTCAGACGTGCAGCCATAATGTTTCCGTTGCTGCCGGCGAAGAAGCCCTGTGGCAGGATAATGCCTGCCTGCGCTACACCTGCCAGGGGCGGTACGACAGGGAGGCGCCGGCAGAGGACTATTATGGGCACCTTTATGCAACCGGCGATGTGCAGCGACTTTTTGCCGCCGAACACACCGGGCTTCTCAAGAGAGAGAAAAGGGAAACCATAGAGAAGCGGTTCATGGCCGATGATTCCCCTTCCGGTTCTCCTAACCTCCTGTCCTGTACGCCAACCCTGGAACTGGGGATCGACATCGGCGATCTTTCCTCCGTCATTCTCTGCTCCGTACCACCCGCTCAGGCCAATTACATGCAGCGTATCGGTCGTTCCGGACGGAAGAACGGAAACTCCTTCAATTTGACCGTCGCCAACGGCCGACCCCACGATCTGTATTTTTATGCCGAACCCAAGGCAATGCTTGCCGGCGGGATGGAGCCTCCGGGCTGTTTTATCGACGCGCCGGCTGTTCTGGAGCGACAGATGACGGCCTTTTGCTTTGACCGCTGGATCGAGTCTGGCATTCCCGTGACGGCCATTCCCGAAAAACTGGGCCAGGTTCTGGGGCAATTGGGGGGCCATGGGAATAACAAGAAATTTCCGTTCAACCTGATCCAGTATGTGGAACACCATCGCAGTCAACTGCTGGCCGACTTTATATCGCTGTTCGAAGACGCCTTGACAGCATCCTCAAAGGAGCATATCCGCGGGTTCATTTATGGCAACGCCGAGGGAATAAAGAGCCTGACCTATCGGATCATCGAACGGCTCACCGGCCTTGACAAGGAACGCGCCAGTCTCCGCAAAAGGGTTCAGAAGCTGAATCAATTCATCAAGGAAAAAGAAGCCAATCCGATTCGTGATCAAAACTATGCGGACCACATGGATGATCTCCTCCGGGAAAAGGCGGCCCTCAACAGCATCATTCGCCGGATGAATGAAAAGGAAATCTACAATTTCTTTACCGATGAGGGGCTCTTGCCCAACTATGCCTTTCCGGAAGCCGGCATCATGTTGCAGTCGATCATCTATAAAAAGAAGGCCAAACCCGACAAAGAGGGATCATACAAGACGACGACCTATGAATACGAACGCCCTGCCGCTTCTGCAATCCATGAACTGGCGCCGGACAACCATTTCTATGCGGAAGGGCGAAAGGTCAAGGTGGATCAGGTCAATTTGACCCTTTCCGAAAGCGAGGAATGGCGCTTTTGCGACAGTTGTTCCCATATGGAGCTGGCAGCGACGGGCGATACTACAGCCACATGCCCTTCCTGCGGCAGTGTCATGTGGAGCGATGACGGCCAGAAACGGCGGATGATCCGCATGCGACAGGTGATGGCGACCACATCCGATCGAGACAGTCGCATTCAGGATGATCATGATGAGCGTGAGCCTGAATTCTTTCACAAACAGCTCCTTCTGGACATGGATGAATCTTCCGTAGAATCGGCATTCAAAATCAGCGATGAGGATTTCCCCTTCGGGATGGAATTCGTCCGCAAGGTCACATTCCGGGAGATGAATTTCGGCAAGCGGGACAATGGGAGTGAGACCATCCTGATTGCCGGCAAAGAATACCCGAAAGACGGCTTCGCCATCTGCCGCGTGTGCGGGAAGGTTCAGGGAAACAAGGAACCAAGGCATACCCTGGCCTGTCCCCAGAAGGATGCCGACCCGAAAAAGAACATTCTCGATTTCCTCTATTTTTACCGTGAATTTTCATCCCAGGCATTACGGATTCTTCTGCCGGCAAAACCCCTTTCCTCGCAGGACAGAACCCTTTCTTCATTCACCGCGGCCCTCTATCTGGGGTTGAAAAAGAAATTCGAAGGGAATATCGATCACCTGAGAACAACCATCCATGAAGAACCCTCACCTGATCATCACTACCGGAAACGATACCTGGTCCTGTATGACATGGTCCCCGGCGGAACGGGGTATCTGAAGGAGCTCATGCAAAACGAACAGCCGCTCATGGATGTTTTTCAGATGGCTCTGGACACCTTAAAGGCCTGCGTTTGTCATCAGGATTCTGAAAAGGATGGCTGCTATCGCTGTCTCTATGCTTACAGGAATAACTTTGAGCGGAACAATACTTCCCGTGATACGGCCATCGAGCTCTTGTCTGAAATCCTCAAGCGCCGGGAACACCTGGTCAAAACCGACTCCCTGAAAAACATGTCGGGCAATCCCCTTCTGGACAGCGAATTGGAGGAGCGCTTCATCGAGGCTTTGCGATCCTATGCGGCGAAGGATATCAAAGTGACCCTTCGCCAGGAGATCGTCAACCAAAAACCCGGCTGGTACCTTAAAGTGAATGACAGGGCCTATTACATTGTTCCGCAGGTCGAACTGGGGGCTGCGGACGGCGTTGCCGTTCCATCCCGGGCGGATTTTGTCTTTTACCCGGTGCGGCATAACGAAGGCAAGCCCATCGCCGTCTTCACGGACGGCTTCATGTATCACGCCGGGAAGGGCGATCAGAATCGCATCGGCAAGGACATGTCGCAAAGAATGGCCATCGTCCGGAGCAAACGATACCGAGTTTGGTCACTGTCTTGGGACGATGTGGAAAACAGTCTCCAAAAAAAAGGCGGCCATTATGACAATTTCCTGAGCGATCGGAAAGAGAGGGTCAATGCACTGCACGCCCAATATGACGATCTCTTCCGCGTCCAGCGATTGGCGGGGCTCCGTGATCAATCAGGTTTTGATATGCTTATGGCCTGGCTTGCCGATCCGGAACCGCGGATGTGGGAGATGCATGCCCTCATCCATGGGCTGGTTCATCTGGATTGCAGTTGCCGCGCGGAGGAGGGCCGGTCAATCGCCGATGGCTTGTGGCAAGACGCCCCTTGGTCCGAAGTACGCTGTGAAATCAAGACAGACACGGCGGGCAATGCCCTGGCCGGCCTCTATCGGAAAGATCTTGGAGAGCTGCCCCTGATCAGGCTCATCGCCTGTTTGGCGAAGGAAGATTACGCGGAGAACCGGTTTCACAAGAACGCCATTATCTGCAGGTTTTTCGATGATGACGATCTTGCCGAAACGCCCCATTTCAAGGCGGCGTGGAACGGTTTCATCCGGATGTACAACATCTATCAATTCATTCCGAATGCTATCTTCATCACCTCGAAAGGGATCGCCGAGGGACAATATCTGTGGCTGGAGACGGCAAATGA comes from Syntrophobacterales bacterium and encodes:
- a CDS encoding DEAD/DEAH box helicase, giving the protein MIPSVLSSQIQRGIEDFLKTTFPVSTPFFHGVMDRFLNEDGGIFKGPYLSIRLPYRTAAIGQDYFPGIPLHFTPYLHQEQAFRRLSGERPLSTIIATGTGSGKTESFLYPILDYCWRHRGEPGIKAIIIYPMNALATDQAKRIARLIDDNPNLKNQLKAGLYIGGQQGEKASQVMGHEQLITDRETLRLKPPDILLTNYKMLDYLLIRPRDLPLWKENRPETMKYLVVDEIHTFDGAQGTDLACLIRRLKSRLKMEKGHLCCVGTSATLGEGNDRRVGLYAEKVFGETFPPEAIITESLVTAEEFLADSPMERSLVIPPEQMAALNPDSYENDQAYLKAQYELWFGEKPINNETWPVQVAEKLGNHGFFGKLVLALNGRIVPIDELTLLFERFTPEFAAAPAEYKRLVMDSMIALISAARVVMGNGLSPFLNVRLQLWLRELRRIVGNVGEPPALRFSDDLRGEDQCRHLPVLHCRECGAMGWGGTKREQDQNINPDLQHFYASFFHYSPTVVALFPVEGTSEGAQQEFGWVVCGDCLHVALGENVKDAACPACGARNRLIPVFMPNQRRKERDAVKGSHDCPYCQGYNSLTILGSRAASLTSVAISQLYASKFNNDKKLLTFSDSVQDAAHRAGFFAARTYRFNLRGAIQKFLIEQATEQLLTKIPAGFVRYWQKKLGEETFIATFLPPDMAWLTDYEVLVESGKLPPESTLLEELAKRIDWEIISEYGFNSRIGRTLEKTSSSVACVEPARLRDAADALCETLRNEIGLLRDLDGETVARFLVGFLTQLRTKGALCHPALQTYVDNWGSCFLTNKIRWMPSFGRFSRTPAFLTTKRGVRFDTLMSGGKSRPTWYEDWLRKCFGSIHPQIGEYGEAIFPLVVQALVKKGICRERQVQGSPVWGIDADHLSVTRRVVQFRCQTCSHNVSVAAGEEALWQDNACLRYTCQGRYDREAPAEDYYGHLYATGDVQRLFAAEHTGLLKREKRETIEKRFMADDSPSGSPNLLSCTPTLELGIDIGDLSSVILCSVPPAQANYMQRIGRSGRKNGNSFNLTVANGRPHDLYFYAEPKAMLAGGMEPPGCFIDAPAVLERQMTAFCFDRWIESGIPVTAIPEKLGQVLGQLGGHGNNKKFPFNLIQYVEHHRSQLLADFISLFEDALTASSKEHIRGFIYGNAEGIKSLTYRIIERLTGLDKERASLRKRVQKLNQFIKEKEANPIRDQNYADHMDDLLREKAALNSIIRRMNEKEIYNFFTDEGLLPNYAFPEAGIMLQSIIYKKKAKPDKEGSYKTTTYEYERPAASAIHELAPDNHFYAEGRKVKVDQVNLTLSESEEWRFCDSCSHMELAATGDTTATCPSCGSVMWSDDGQKRRMIRMRQVMATTSDRDSRIQDDHDEREPEFFHKQLLLDMDESSVESAFKISDEDFPFGMEFVRKVTFREMNFGKRDNGSETILIAGKEYPKDGFAICRVCGKVQGNKEPRHTLACPQKDADPKKNILDFLYFYREFSSQALRILLPAKPLSSQDRTLSSFTAALYLGLKKKFEGNIDHLRTTIHEEPSPDHHYRKRYLVLYDMVPGGTGYLKELMQNEQPLMDVFQMALDTLKACVCHQDSEKDGCYRCLYAYRNNFERNNTSRDTAIELLSEILKRREHLVKTDSLKNMSGNPLLDSELEERFIEALRSYAAKDIKVTLRQEIVNQKPGWYLKVNDRAYYIVPQVELGAADGVAVPSRADFVFYPVRHNEGKPIAVFTDGFMYHAGKGDQNRIGKDMSQRMAIVRSKRYRVWSLSWDDVENSLQKKGGHYDNFLSDRKERVNALHAQYDDLFRVQRLAGLRDQSGFDMLMAWLADPEPRMWEMHALIHGLVHLDCSCRAEEGRSIADGLWQDAPWSEVRCEIKTDTAGNALAGLYRKDLGELPLIRLIACLAKEDYAENRFHKNAIICRFFDDDDLAETPHFKAAWNGFIRMYNIYQFIPNAIFITSKGIAEGQYLWLETANDGAVKKPESVSTALSKLMEVTDLTLHELLLFLAKHTLPLPEAGFELCNDKDEVVASGELCWPEKKIALLRGDEMWFAGVFTSRGWRTAPLDDLVREPFKCLELLQ